CTTGCACTGCAGCCTGTACTGTCGCCGTGCAAGCAGCAGCccatacagactgcgcatgtgcggcatcccgtacGAAGTGTATATGCGCGGCATTCCATACGGAGTGCGCATACacgggatgctgcacatgcgcagtccatacgggctgtgccgccccgggtaccggagagggttcctctgccactgggagttgtagtccagcaacagctggtgacccaagtttgagaaacactgaaggCTGTTACCTTGCAAGGAAACTTGTCTGAGAAGTTCAGCAGCCTGTTCTACTACTAGATTCTAAGACTCACTGGATACAGGATCACAGgcctggaagggatccaaggatatcatccagactgacccatAACAATACATACATATCCTGCTCTAATCCCGAGGTGGGAGATAGCCAGTTCTTCAGCCCCCAGTAATGTGCCCCAATGTGCATCCCTTTATGCTTAACTGTATTGAATCTGATTTCCTATTTTGGTGCCCATTCACTCACTCAATTTGGAGCCATCCTTCTGGAACACATTGCAGAAAAGTTGCCCTTTCACCATCCTCAATAATATGGTGTCACCTTCAAACTGGTATACAGACCTATATTTTTCACACCCACTTTTCACTGAAGTCGATTTGTCCTAAAGTGTCTTCATTTTGTAAGAACATACTGCTTTTGAGATGACATTGACACCTGTGTGACAGCAGCAGTctcatttgggagccgcccagagtggctggtgaaacccagtcagatgggtggggtataaatactatattattattattattattattattattattattattattattattattatcagctaCAGTGCCATAATCATGTGCTATTGATATAGATCAAAGGGCGTGGGGGTAGGGGTAGTAACTGAGATATCTGATTCCCACAGATTTATTGAATTCCAGGATCCTTGGAAAGATCTGCCCTTGAAGCTGAACTCAATGGATCATTTGGGGAAATGAGGAAAGCTTTCTTccacttagaagaagaagaagccacttTGATTTCCACGGTACGATTTTACATGTAAACACAGAGACTGCTTGTGTTGGATATTATATTAATGTTAGAAAGCTGAAGAGCAAGATGGGGCTGTTAATTCAAATCagtgtttttaaaatccagatTTTCTTACCTCCGCAGGTTCTGGGCCTGTGTACTCATTTTCTCTCCCACTTTTTATTCTCCTCACAAATGTCCTTCCAGCCTTATCCTCTTTGCCTCATACCTCCAACCCTCCTTCCATCACCGTAGGCTCATTTGTCTGCTGTCAGGACAGCCCAGCTGAGCCAATGATATTCAGAGACCCTGATCAGAGTGGGCCGAATATTTTTAGCCAAAGAACCTGGGGCCTGTCGTGCCTTGCCCCTCTGTGATATTGAGACAGCGCTGCCACTTGCTGCTAGAGGCTCCACCACACAATCCCTTAGGTGGTTGAACATTGGCTTAGCATCCTAGGTGCacttcctagcatctccaggtagggctgggagagaaccctacCTGAAATCTTGGAGACCTCCTGGCAGTCAATGTGTATACAagatactgagctagacggacctgAATCATTAtgatgcagcttcctatgtaaaacACATCGATGCAAGAGGGAGGGTGAAGCTGAACTTCTTATACTTATTGTGGTTTGGGGCTGGTTCCCACATTTCACTTCACCACATCAAAGTCCTCAAGAAATGGTTTTATCTCTTTGGTTGAAGTGTGCCAAGCCCACAGCAGTGTCGGCTGTTGTTTATTCATCACACTGCGGGAGACCCAACTCTTAACAGAGCTGGCAATTGGGTTGTCCAGGACCAAAGATGCACATACACTGCACACTTGTGGTGCTCTTACTTGAGGGGCATCAAATGGGCTCTTGAAGACGATAAAGCCCTCAAAGGTCTGCAGTGGTGATTAAGGAAAGCAATCTATTGGGGAGTAATTTATTCTGATTTTATAAACCCCCAGCAATACTTGAGAAGCCAGCTCCTGAGAGCAAGCAGATATGGAGGCCAAAGAAGATGGTGGATAGCTCCTTTTGTTACAGGGCTAGCATGGTGTAGTGTCTAGAGTGTTGTGGGAATCTCAGATCTGTctctcatccatgaagctcattggttaTTCTTGGGCAAGCCTCTGCCTAGCCTACTTGACCTGAGGGTTTTTCTGTTAGAGGTTGTGCTACTTTTAGAGGATgtgtggggaaccttgggccctgcagatgttgttcaactacaaCTTCCCTCAGCCCCCCTCAAGATGGCCAATGactagggatggtggaagttgtgattcagcaacatctggcaggccaaagaTTCCTCACACCTGTGCCATATGAAAAGAAAATATGCCTTTCCAGGAGCAATTTGTTCTTATTTTATAAACCAAGTTTTGATTATTTTTTGCTTGGGGGGTTAAATAAATGGGTTGCAGTTTATATCCCCTCAGCGTTCTTCATAACCTGGTTGATGTTTATAGGCTCAGGCTCTCCTTCGTTGGCATGACAACAACCAGTATTGTGGGAAAACTGGACAGCTCACAGTGAAGAACCTGGCTGGAAGCAAACGGGTTTGTCAGAGCAGTGAAATAATCTATTACCCACAGGTgggcaccctcaaatatttttgtcCAGCTGtcatgtgtctttgaactctgataatgcctcttgcttgtctggattggggacagagaagggtgtgtgggtgtatctAGAAACtagccaactgtacaaaggtaaaatttgcatccaTTGTTCTACCTACTTTTGATTCCCCTCACTGGTGGCACGTGGCCCTTGAAAGGTTGCCAAGAAAGGAACACAAATTTATTATATTCACTGGACACCCAGTTACCTGGACTCTCTGGGCGATGTACAATTGAACCATTTActgtgattaaaacaaaaacGTATTAATTAATTGTAATCATAGTATgcactgttttgttgttgttgttgttgttgttgttgttgttgttgtcatcaaaTAATATGGAAGCCAAAACTGTACAGAGAAAGTTGATCACAAACTGCTAAAGTAATCTAAAAGGACAAAGCACCTTCTGTCCATCATAAAAGCCATAAAAGTGTCACTCtcaatatttttaaaggattaaGATGGTGTTCAAAGGCCTGAGAGGACAGAGAagtctttgcctggtgcctgaaagatgttagtgaaggtgccagacgaGCTTCTCTAGGGAAGCATTGTGCAACAGAGGAACCATCAAGGCCCCCTCCTTCAGAATTCCCTAGTACCATGGATTGGATCCCAATCCCAGCATCTTCAAACACacccagcaacccccccccacctgcatggCTGCTATTTGAAAAAGTTCTAAAGAGACAGAGATGCATTCCTCATCTCTTGTTTCTGCAAGAGCACTAAGGTGGACCCTGGTAGTTGGGGTGGTGCCAAAGTCCGCAGCAGGATACTGTGTTCTGAACTGCCAATTGCTTTGCTCCAGGGTCTGCCCATAACAGCCAGGAAAGTGTAAGTGTGGGGGCCTTTGTAGTGTGTAAGTGTGGGGGCCTTTGTAGTGGTTGATTGCATTTTTCACACACCCCAATCCTGTGGTTGCAGTTTGTATTTCATGTTGGAATCAGCAGGTCTGATCCCTCTCTTAATTTCTTctccattttggctttttaaaaaataaaaagatgtcTCCAGTTGTTATTACTTTGGTGTCTGATGGGAGTCGATGCCTTCTCGTACGGCAAGCATCATTTCCTAAAGGGATGTACAGTGCTCTGTCTGGCTTCTGTGATATAGGTAAGGAAACATGTGACACCAGACTGTTAAGTTTGCATGCACAGTATTCTAATTAGAGGGCTGCTACCTCATAGCATGTGGTAGAAAACTTGCTCACTTCAGAGTTGATATATGATGAGTTGTGGGGAACCTAACAAGAATTTCCTCCTTGTCTGGCACGTAACTTATGAACCTGGGGAAGCAACAGTTAATGGCTATATTGCACTTACTCTGAAACTAACAATAATTGAGTCAGCTTTTGATGGACTTAGACATTTTGCAAATTGAAAAACACTTGTGTTAGGCTTTTTGCAGTTATATTTTCAGCATCAGTGCTGGATGGGCAGTGATTTAAAGCCTTTCTTCAGGGAGTGGTTATGTGATTGAGTTCCCCATAAAAAAACCTGGTTGCACAGGCAATCTAACCATGTCTCTACCTGCCCCTCAATTAATgtcacatatgatgtcaggtgtggggtacATAGCCTTGGTTTGGGGGAAAACAGCTTTGCAGGCCAAATTGGGTTCCCTGCTTGGCCTAACTTGGTGTCTGGACGGAGTCCTGCTTTAGGACTCATGATAACAGCTGTCTTGTACTGTGTCATATCATTGGTCCAAATAGCACAGTACTGTAAGAGCTGCAGCTCAAAGGTAAAAGTGGATTAATGCCATAAAAGCAAAATGGATTTCTGGAAGGAACTTCATTACTCTTGCATTTTTCCTGCTGAAGATGAAGTCTTaaaaaggtgcaagtagatatgAGCAGGAAGCCATATTCTGCCGTTTTAGATTCCAGTGTTTAGCACTTAGCGGTTAGTACTGGTGGTGATAAAGCTGAAGAAAGGAGCTCTGTTAAAGTACTGAGGGAAATCAGTCCGTAAAGGAAACGTGTATCTCCATTGATAGTCCCCTGTTCTGTTGGTTCGCTTAATCCAAAACACCAGAGTCACTTTTTACAATGGCTCTCCAGCAATCCACCAGCTGAGTAAATTCTGCACTTGTCAGAATGCATAGTTAAGATCAAGCACTTGaccagtaaaaaataaataaattggtcaGCTGTCCCATCAAGCATTTTTAATTTATCTTTATTAGAACAACAAAGAAGAGGATTTAATCATCACCAAGTTTAATCATTGTGTTTATTTGTCAAAAACAAGTAAGTTAACTGCTATTGTGAAATAGTGAATTAACTTTTTAAAGACTTGCAATAAATTATTATGACTTAACAATGTCAGGTAGGCTTTTCAAAGATGTGAACAATTCATGGAATAGTTCTTGTCATTGGTTTTTATCCTAACTCAACAGGGACGTGTCTGCatttcatttaagaaaaaaacataACAATAAGCAACCATTAAATGCTGGTTTTTCAAAGGCAGTTGTACCACCAGGTAGTAAGCCACCTGTTCAGACACCACCAGCATCAAGCCTTCATGATAAAAAAAAAGTTGCGTTGACTGACTATGCTTGACCAACCCTGCTTGAACTGTGTTAAAATTGGACATTTAACCTAAAAGGTGGGCTGGAAATCCATTAAGCATAAACAAGAAATGCTTATTGTGAGATATATCCTCATGCCTACTCAAAAGAAAACTTGTAAGCATTCTCTCAGGATACAATGCTCCCCTTAGATACTCTTTCTACTCCCAAGGTGAAACTCTGGAAGAGACACTCCGGCGAGAAGTGGCTGAAGAGGTGGGGTTAGAGGTGGAGTCTGTGAGCTATTCTGCATCTCAGCATTGGCCATTCCCAAGCAGCACGCTAATGATTGGCTGCCATGCCCTGGTGAACCCGCAACGGAGCAAGgtaaggaggtggtggtggaatctTTCATTTGATCCACTTACcttgttgggctacaattcctgTCGCTGCTGACCAGTGGCTaaactggctggagatgatgggagttgtagtccaacaacatctggggacccaaggttacCGAACCAACCTTTATTGACATGGCTTATCTAAATGTATATGATCAGTGACATAAAATCCTTCGCTGTCTTGATTCTTCTGTGGTTTTGACTAGTGAAAACGGTTCTGGAGAGCATGAAGGTGCATTCATATTCCCAGCCCTGTTTGTCTATCCAAGCAGCCTGGCAAGCAGAAGTTATTTTCACTGTCGTAAATAGCCGACTCTAATAGAtacgtgtgtatgcacacaaacacacacatgtatttgtcgtcgttggcatctgtctggctcgagagacaatggagtgttccTCTGGGGGTGAGATCAACTTGCTGTGTTAGCAACAcagaagtgacctctctggagtgcaagcctgggcagtatg
The sequence above is drawn from the Lacerta agilis isolate rLacAgi1 chromosome 5, rLacAgi1.pri, whole genome shotgun sequence genome and encodes:
- the NUDT13 gene encoding nucleoside diphosphate-linked moiety X motif 13 isoform X3, producing MRKAFFHLEEEEATLISTAQALLRWHDNNQYCGKTGQLTVKNLAGSKRVCQSSEIIYYPQMSPVVITLVSDGSRCLLVRQASFPKGMYSALSGFCDIGETLEETLRREVAEEVGLEVESVSYSASQHWPFPSSTLMIGCHALVNPQRSKININKQELEAAKWFSHGEVVKALGQNPKPSKDKDDNLSFWVPPKQAIAHQLIQEWVKKQAPI